One Setaria viridis chromosome 5, Setaria_viridis_v4.0, whole genome shotgun sequence genomic region harbors:
- the LOC117857781 gene encoding AUGMIN subunit 7, which produces MASKQMEEIQRKLSLLAYPRANAPAQSLLFAGVERYRLLEWLFFRLLGDRSPFTQQNWQGDSLDRDEENNRIQHLAEIANFLGITPSVDTEAIQGRGSYEERVELLRLIVDLVEASCYADNPEWSVDEQLAKDVQLVDSIAEKQAQIFSEECKLFPADVQIQSIYPLPDIAELELKLSEYTKKMSNLQQMVQELASKYDYNPNEDYAETELKLREHLQSFLETVKSFNTIYTKEIHPWTHMMEVPQLHGFGPAANRLLEAYNTLLKFLGNLRSLRDSYTAMAAGSLSASNEPSSVTKIISDCESALTFLNHSLSILSTSVAREQGETL; this is translated from the exons ATGGCGTCCAAGCAGATGGAGGAGATCCAGCGGAAGCTGTCCCTGCTCGCCTACCCGCGGGCCAACGCCCCCGCTCAATCTCTCCTCTTCGCCGGCGTCGAGCGCTACCGCCTCCTCGAGTGGCTCTTCTTCCG GCTCCTAGGCGACAGATCGCCGTTCACGCAGCAGAACTGGCAGGGGGATAGCCTGGACCGCGACGAGGAGAACAACAGAATACAAC ACCTGGCGGAGATAGCTAACTTCCTGGGCATCACACCTTCTGTGGACACCGAAGCGATTCAG GGTAGAGGCAGCTATGAGGAGCGCGTGGAACTGCTCCGTCTCATTGTCGATCTAGTGGAAGCTAGTTGCTATGCTGACAATCCAGAATGGAG TGTTGATGAGCAATTGGCAAAGGATGTGCAACTCGTAGATTCAATTGCTGAGAAGCAAGCCCAGATTTTTTCAGAGGAGTGCAAGCTTTTCCCTGCAGATGTTCAAATACAATCAATTTACCCTTT GCCAGACATAGCAGAACTAGAGTTGAAGCTCTCTGAGTATACCAAAAAGATGTCAAATTTGCAACAGATGGTTCAGGAGTTAGCATCAAAG TATGATTACAATCCCAATGAAGACTATGCCGAGACAGAGTTGAAGTTGAGGGAACATTTGCAATCATTTTTGGAAACGGTTAAATCCTTCAATACAATATATACGAAG GAAATTCATCCTTGGACCCATATGATGGAGGTGCCACAACTGCATGGCTTTGGCCCAGCCGCTAATCGCCTGTTGGAGGCATATAACACCCTTTTAAAG TTCCTAGGAAATTTGAGGAGCCTGCGAGATTCATATACTGCAATGGCTGCTGGGTCACTGTCAGCGTCCAATGAGCCTTCATCAGTCACCAAAATCATTTCAGACTGTGAATCTGCATTGACATTCTTGAATCACAGCCTTTCCATCCTTTCAACTTCCGTGGCACGGGAGCAAGGGGAAACACTCTGA